From a single Phaenicophaeus curvirostris isolate KB17595 chromosome 23, BPBGC_Pcur_1.0, whole genome shotgun sequence genomic region:
- the NR0B2 gene encoding nuclear receptor subfamily 0 group B member 2, protein MEVGCERCQCRGEDKQTAILYTLLSQNLACRPAHRRCLCHRRRTVCLRTPHLTCQAASNVLGKTVSFMKNLPSFRLLPREDQLLLLESCWVPLFLLGLVQEMVTFEVMETPAPSMLKKILLDGQRQQQEPEWTQPTLAAVQRLQCCLNSFWSLDLSPKEYAYLKGAILFNPDIPGLRTSPYIESLQQEAQRALQEVLQPEDQGRFARILLIASTLKSIPPALITDLFFRPIIGNADIVELITEMLYEITSEQLAHAVPWMLPVPCRAARPIWKQGFS, encoded by the exons ATGGAGGTGGGCTGCGAGAGGTGCCAGTGCCGCGGCGAGGACAAGCAGACTGCCATCCTCTACACCCTCCTCAGCCAGAACCTTGCCTGCCGCCCAGCCCACCGGCGCTGCCTCTGCCACCGGCGCCGCACCGTCTGCCTCCGCACCCCACACCTCACCTGCCAGGCGGCCTCCAACGTCCTGGGAAAAACGGTCAGCTTCATGAAAAACCTGCCTTCCTTCCGCCTGCTGCCACGAGAGGATCAActcctgctgctggagagctgctgggtccccctcttcctcctgggGCTGGTCCAGGAGATGGTGACCTTCGAGGTGATGGagactccagctcccagcatgcTCAAGAAGATTCTCCTCGATGGCCAAAGGCAACAGCAGGAGCCCGAGTGGACGCAGCCCACGCTGGCCGCCGTGCAGCGGCTCCAGTGTTGCCTGAACTCATTTTGGAGCCTGGACCTGAGTCCCAAGGAATACgcctacctgaagggagccatTCTCTTCAATCCCG ATATTCCTGGGCTCAGGACCTCCCCATACATCGAGAGCCTCCAGCAGGAAGCCCAGAGAGCGCTCCAGGAGGTCCTGCAGCCTGAGGACCAGGGCCGGTTCGCCCGCATTTTGCTGATCGCCTCCACCTTAAAATCAATCCCTCCTGCCCTCATCACGGATCTCTTCTTCCGACCTATCATCGGCAACGCGGACATCGTCGAGCTCATCACAGAAATGCTGTACGAAATAACCAGCGAGCAGCTGGCTCACGCGGTCCCGTGGATGCTCCCCGTGCCTTGCCGGGCAGCACGGCCCATCTGGAAGCAGGGATTTAGCTAG